From Pseudomonas sp. AN-1:
GTCCACCGCCTTCTGCTTGGGCGGGCGGTAGAAGATGATCGGCTTGCACTGGTTGCAGTAGAAGTGGTTGAGCACCTCCCAGTTGCCCAGGTGGCTGGTGATGCCGACCACGCCCTTGCCGCTGGTCAGCGCCGCCTCCAGCACCTCGAGGCCCTCGACCTCCTTGACCAGCGCCAGCGACTTCTGCGGCGGCCAGATCCACGCGCAGGCGCTCTCGGTGAAGGTCTTGCCGATGTCCTTCAGGGTGCGTCCGAGCAGCGCCTCGCGCTCGGCGGCGCCCAGTTCGGGAAAGCACCTGGCCTGGTTGATGCGCACCACCTCGCGCGAGCGGTTGGGCAGCTTCCACAGCAGCCAGCCGATCGCCGCGCCGAGGCGCTGCACGGCGGACCAGGGCAGGGCGGCGACCAGCCGCAGCGCGCCCACCACCAGGGCGCCTTTGATCTTCTCCACGGGATTCTCCGGCGGTTGGATTGAGCGGGCATTGTACCCCGCGGCCCGCGGCCTGGTTCCGCCTGCCGGCGAATTGGCGGGCGATGTTCCACGTGGAACATATCAACCGGCGAGCTGCGCACGCCGCACAACACGCGCCCCCTCCACAGCTTTCGCCATCGGTTATACTCGCCGGCTTTACGCAAGCCTCAGAACAGGTGATTTCGTGAGCCAGACTACGCCTGCCGTGCGCACCTTCCAGGACCTGATCCTCGCCCTGCAAAGCTACTGGGCGGAGCAGGGCTGCGTGGTATTGCAGCCCTACGACATGGAAATGGGCGCCGGCACCTTCCACACCGCCACCTTCCTGCGCGCCATCGGTCCCGAGACCTGGAACGCCGCCTACGTGCAGCCCTCGCGCCGCCCGGCCGACGGCCGCTACGGCGAGAACCCCAACCGCCTGCAGCACTACTACCAGTTCCAGGTGGTGCTCAAGCCGAACCCGGACAACATCCAGGACCTGTACCTCGGCTCGCTGCGCGCCATCGGCATCGACCCGCTGGTCCACGACATCCGCTTCGTCGAGGACAACTGGGAATCGCCGACCCTCGGCGCCTGGGGCCTGGGCTGGGAAGTCTGGCTCAACGGCATGGAAGTCACCCAGTTCACCTACTTCCAGCAGGTCGGCGGCGTCGAGTGCTACCCGGTGACCGGCGAGATCACCTACGGCCTTGAGCGCCTGGCCATGTACCTGCAGGGCGTCGACTCGGTGTACGACCTGGTCTACTCCGACGGCCCGTTCGGCAAGGTCACCTACGGCGACGTGTTCCACCAGAACGAGGTGGAGCAGTCCACCTACAACTTCGAGCACGCCAACGTCGACAAGCTGTTCGAGCTGTTCGACTTCTACGAGGCCGAGGCCAACCGCCTGATGGCCCTCGAGCTGCCGCTGCCGACCTACGAGATGGTGGTCAAGGCCTCGCACACCTTCAACCTGCTCGACGCCCGCCGCGCCATCTCGGTGACCGCGCGCCAGCAGTACATCCTGCGCGTGCGCACCCTGGCCCGCGCGGTGGCGCAGAGCTACCTGATCGCGCGCGCCAAGCTCGGCTTCCCGATGGCCACCGCCGAACTGCGTGACGAAGTACTGGCCAAGCTGAAGGAGGCCGCGGAATGAGTGCACAAGATTTTCTGGTCGAACTGGGCACCGAAGAGCTGCCCCCCAAGGCACTGAAGAGCCTCGCCGAGGCGTTCCTCGCCGGCGTCGAGAAGGGCCTCAAGGCCGCCGGTCTCGGCTACGCCAAGGCGCGCTACTACGCCGCGCCGCGCCGCCTGGCGATCCTCGTCGAGCAGCTGGCCACCCAGCAGCCGGACCGCGAAGTGCGTCTGGACGGCCCGCCGGTGCAGGCCGCCTTCGACAAGGACGGCCAGCCGACCCAGGCCGCCCTGGGCTTCGCCAAGAAGTGCGGCGTCGATCTGGAGCAGGTCGACACCAGCGGCCCGAAGCTGAAGTTCGTGCAGAGCATCGCCGGCCAGCCGGCCACCAGCCTGCTGCCGGGCATCGTCGAGGCTTCGCTGAACGAGCTGCCGATTCCCAAGCGCATGCGCTGGGCCGCCCGCCGCGAGGAGTTCGTCCGTCCCACCCAGTGGCTGGTGATGCTGCTGGGTGAGCAGGTGGTCGACTGCACCATCCTCACCCAGCAGGCCGGTCGCGTGTCGCGCGGCCACCGCTTCCACGCCAACCACGAGGTGCGCATCAGCAACCCGGCCAGCTACGCCGAGGACCTGCGCAGCGCCTACGTGATCGCCGACTTCGCCGAGCGCCGTGCGCTGATCGACGCCCGCGTCGCCGAGCTGGCCAGCGAGCAGAACGGCAAGGCCATCGTGCCGCCGGCGCTGCTGGACGAGGTGACCGCGCTGGTCGAGTGGCCGGTGCCGCTGGTCTGCTCCTTCGAGGAACGCTTCCTCGAGGTGCCGCAGGAGGCGCTGATCGCCACCATGCAGGACAACCAGAAGTACTTCTGCCTGGTCGACGGCAACGGCAAGCTGCTGCCGCGCTTCATCACCGTGGCCAACATCGAGTCCAAGGACCCGGCGCAGATCGTCGCCGGCAACGAGAAGGTGGTGCGCCCGCGCCTGACCGACGCCGAGTTCTTCTTCAAGCAGGACAAGAAGCACGCCCTCGAAGACAACAACCAGCGCCTGGCCAACGTGGTGTTCCAGGCCCAGCTGGGCAGCGTGTTCGACAAGGCGCAGCGCGTCTCCGCCCTGGCATCGCTCATCGCTGCACGCATCGGCGGCGACGCCGAGCGCGCCGCGCGCGCCGGCCTGCTGTCCAAGTGCGACCTGGCCAGCGAGATGGTCGGCGAGTTCCCGGAGATGCAGGGCATCGCCGGCTACTACTACGCCCTGCACGACGGCGAGCCGGCCGACGTGGCCCTGGCGCTCAACGAGCAGTACATGCCGCGCGGCGCCGGGGCCGAGCTGCCGTCCACCCTGACCGGCGCCGCCGTGGCGGTGGCCGACAAGCTCGACACCCTGGTCGGCATCTTCGGCATCGGCATGCTGCCCACCGGCTCCAAGGACCCCTACGCCCTGCGCCGCGCCGCGCTGGGCGTGCTGCGCATCCTGATCGAGAAGCAGCTGGATCTGGATCTTGAAGAAGTCATCTGGGAAGCAATCTGCAAGAACGAGCAGCTCGCATTCAGCATGTCGACGAGCAGCTCGCAAAAGACGCTCACTGGCCCGCAGCTGAGAGAGCAGCTGCTCGACTTCATCTTCGACCGCCTGCGCGCGCGCTACGAGGACGAGGGCGTCGAGGTGGCGGTGTACCAGGCGGTACGCTCACTCAAGCCGACATCGCCACTGGACTTCGACCAGCGCGTGCAGGCCGTGCAGGCGTTCCGCCAGCTGGCCGAGGCCGCCACCCTGGCCGCCGCCAACAAGCGCGTGTCCAACATCCTCGCCAAGGCCGAGGGCGAAGTGCCGCGCGAGGTCAGCAGCAGCCTGCTCATCGAGCCGGCCGAGCAGACCCTGGCCCTGGCGGTCAGCCAGGCCGCCGAGGCGGTCGCCCCGCTGGCCGCGGCGCGCAACTACAACGCCGTGCTGCAGCGCCTGGCCGCCCTGCGCGCGCCGGTGGATGCGTTCTTCGAGGAAGTGCTGGTCAACGCCGACGACGCCGCGGTGCGTGGCAACCGCTACGCGCTGCTGGCCCAGCTGCGCGGGCTGTTCCTCGGCGTGGCGGACATCTCGCTGCTGGGCTGACCGCCCCTGTGGATAACGGCTCCGGCCGTTATCCACAGATACCTGATTGCCGGCCCTGTGGATATTGCCTCTGCTTCTGTTCCACAGGGCCCAAGCGTAGGGTGGACAACGGCGCAGCCTTGTCCACCATCCATCCCGGTGGAAAATCGCGGCGCGAGTTTTCCACCCTACGCCCTTGAAACCGCCCTTATGAAACTGCTGATTCTCGACCGCGACGGGGTCATCAACGAGGACTCCGACGCCTACATCAAGTCCGTTGCCGAATGGATCCCGATCCCCGGCTCGATCGCGGCCATCGCCCGCCTGAGCCTGGCCGGCTGGACCGTGGCGGTGGCCACCAACCAGTCGGGCCTGGCGCGCGGCTACTACGACGAGGCCACCCTCGAGGCCATGCACGCGCGCCTGCGCCAGCTGGTGGCCGAGCAGGGCGGCGAGCTCGGCCTGATCGTCCACTGCCCCCACGGCCCGGACGAGGGCTGCGCCTGCCGCAAGCCGCTGCCCGGCCTGCTGGTGCAGATCGCCGAGCACTACGACGTCGCCCTCGACGGCGTCTGGTTCGTCGGCGACAGCCCCGGCGACATCGCCGCCGCCCAGGCGGTGGCCTGCCAGCCGGTGCTGGTGCGCAGCGGCAAGGGCGAGCGCACCCTGGCCAAGGGCGTGCCTGAAGGCGTCAAGGTGTTCGACAACCTGGCGGCCGTGGCCGCCCATCTGCTGGCCGGGGAGGCCGCCCGATGACCCTGCGTACCGCCCTGTTCTATTTCCTGCTCGGCCTGAGCACCGTGATCTGGTGCATCCTCAGCCTGCTGATTGCCACCTGGCTGCCGCAGAAGGCCCGCTACGAATTCATCGCCCGCACCTGGTGCCGCTTCGCCGTGTGGCTGACCCGGGTGATGCTCGGCATCGACTACCGCCTCGAAGGACTGGAGAACATCCCCCGGCAGCCGTGCGTGATCCTCGCCAAGCACCAGAGCGCCTGGGAAACCTTCTTCCTCACCGCCCACTTCGCACCGCTGACCCAGGTGCTCAAGCAGGAACTGCTGCGCATCCCGTTCTACGGCTGGGCGTTCAAGCTGCTCAAGCCGATCGGCATCGACCGCAGCAACCCCAAGCAGGCGCTCAAGCAGGTGGCCAGCGTCGGCCTCGAACGCCTGCAGCAGGGCAACTGGCTGCTGATCTTCCCGGAAGGCACGCGCATTCCGGCCGGCGAGATGGGCAAGTTCTCGCGCAGCGGCGCCTCGGTGGCGGTGGCCGCCGGCGTGCCGGTGCTGCCGGTGGCGCACAACGCCGGCGAGTGCTGGCCGCGCGACGGCTGGCAGCGCCATCCGGGCACGGTCAGCGTGGTGTTCGGCCCGGCCCTGTACGCCGAGGGCGAAGGCCCGCGCGCGGTGGCCGACCTCAACCAGCGCGCCGAGACCTGGATCGGCGAGACCATGCAGAAGATCAACGGCACGGCGCGCGCCCGATAGGGCAGACTGGAGGCCTGGCGCCGGCCCGGGCCGGCCCCACATTCCTTCCCGATTCAGGAGGCAAGCGGCATGGATGTGTTTCGTTACCTGCACCTGATGGTCGAGCAGGGCGGTTCCGACCTGTTCTTCAGCGTCGGCGCACCGCCGCAGCTCAAGCGCGAGGGCCAGAGCCTGCCGATCGGCAAGGCGCCGCTGCCGCCCGGCTCCGTGCAGCAGCTGGCCTACCAGATCATGAGCCAGAAGCAGATCGCCGAGTTCGAGCGCGATCTGGAGATGAACCTGGCCATCGGCCTGGAAGGCGCCGGACGCTTCCGCGCCAACGTCTACTACCAGCGCGGCGAAGTCTCGATGGTGGTGCGCCACATCAAGAGCCAGATTCCCGGCATCGAGGAACTCGGCCTGCCGAAGAAGCTCGAGGAGCTGATCATGCTCGACCGCGGCCTGATCCTGGTGGTCGGCGCCGCCGGTTCCGGCAAGTCGACCACCCTGGCGTCGATGATCGACCTGCGCAACCGCTCGCGCGGCGGCCACATCGTCTGCATCGAGGATCCCATCGAGTTCCTCCACCAGCACCAGCGCTCGATCGTCGACCAGCGCGAGGTGGGCCTCGACACCCGCAGCTTCGAGCAGGCGCTGCTCAACGTGCTGCGCGAGTCGCCGGACGTGATCATGATCGGCGAGATCCGCGACCGCGACGCCATGCAGCACGCCCTGCACTACAGCGAGACCGGCCACCTGTGCATCGCCACCCTGCACGCCACCAACACCACCCAGGCCATCGAGCGCATCTGCAACTTCTTCCCCAAGGAGGCGCGGCAGCAGGTGCTCGGCGACCTGGCGCTCAACCTGCAGGCGATCGTCGGCCAGCGCCTGGTGCCGGGGCGCGAGGCCAAGCGCGTCGCCGCCGTCGAGCTGCTGCTGAAGACCCCCTACATCGCCGACCTGATCCAGCGTGACCAGCTCGACGACATCAAGGCCGCCATCGGTCGCGGCCAGGAGCTCGGCCTGCAGACCTTCGACCAGCATCTCTATGCCCTGGTGCAGGCCGGACGCATCAGCCTCGACGAGGCCCTGCGCCACGCCGACTCGCGCACCGACCTGACCCTGCGCGCCAAGCTCGCCCGCGGCTTCCACGCCGAGGACGCCGAGCTCAAGGTGATGCGCGACGCCGAGCTGCACATCACCCCCTGATCCGCCGACCGCCGGGCGCCGTCGCACGGCGCCCGGCGGCATGCGCGGAACTTGAACGAAAGCACGTCCGCCCCCGCCCGCCCTCCGCGCCATTTGGTTAACATGCCCGCTGCTCTCGCGCGCAAACAGGGTATCGCGGATGAAAGAACCAGCAGACCTCGAGTGGAAAGGCCTCCCGACCGAGGCGGCCAGCGACCGTTTCCTTCCCCCCGATA
This genomic window contains:
- a CDS encoding lysophospholipid acyltransferase, coding for MEKIKGALVVGALRLVAALPWSAVQRLGAAIGWLLWKLPNRSREVVRINQARCFPELGAAEREALLGRTLKDIGKTFTESACAWIWPPQKSLALVKEVEGLEVLEAALTSGKGVVGITSHLGNWEVLNHFYCNQCKPIIFYRPPKQKAVDELLQRQRVQMGNRVAPSTKEGILSVIKEVRRGGAVGIPADPEPSEGSGIFVPFFAVQALTSKFVPGMLAGHKAVGVFLHAIRLEDGSGFKVILEAAPEDMYSKDPEVGVAAMSRMIEGYVRRWPSQYMWSMKRFKKRPEGEQRWY
- the glyQ gene encoding glycine--tRNA ligase subunit alpha — translated: MSQTTPAVRTFQDLILALQSYWAEQGCVVLQPYDMEMGAGTFHTATFLRAIGPETWNAAYVQPSRRPADGRYGENPNRLQHYYQFQVVLKPNPDNIQDLYLGSLRAIGIDPLVHDIRFVEDNWESPTLGAWGLGWEVWLNGMEVTQFTYFQQVGGVECYPVTGEITYGLERLAMYLQGVDSVYDLVYSDGPFGKVTYGDVFHQNEVEQSTYNFEHANVDKLFELFDFYEAEANRLMALELPLPTYEMVVKASHTFNLLDARRAISVTARQQYILRVRTLARAVAQSYLIARAKLGFPMATAELRDEVLAKLKEAAE
- the glyS gene encoding glycine--tRNA ligase subunit beta, with translation MSAQDFLVELGTEELPPKALKSLAEAFLAGVEKGLKAAGLGYAKARYYAAPRRLAILVEQLATQQPDREVRLDGPPVQAAFDKDGQPTQAALGFAKKCGVDLEQVDTSGPKLKFVQSIAGQPATSLLPGIVEASLNELPIPKRMRWAARREEFVRPTQWLVMLLGEQVVDCTILTQQAGRVSRGHRFHANHEVRISNPASYAEDLRSAYVIADFAERRALIDARVAELASEQNGKAIVPPALLDEVTALVEWPVPLVCSFEERFLEVPQEALIATMQDNQKYFCLVDGNGKLLPRFITVANIESKDPAQIVAGNEKVVRPRLTDAEFFFKQDKKHALEDNNQRLANVVFQAQLGSVFDKAQRVSALASLIAARIGGDAERAARAGLLSKCDLASEMVGEFPEMQGIAGYYYALHDGEPADVALALNEQYMPRGAGAELPSTLTGAAVAVADKLDTLVGIFGIGMLPTGSKDPYALRRAALGVLRILIEKQLDLDLEEVIWEAICKNEQLAFSMSTSSSQKTLTGPQLREQLLDFIFDRLRARYEDEGVEVAVYQAVRSLKPTSPLDFDQRVQAVQAFRQLAEAATLAAANKRVSNILAKAEGEVPREVSSSLLIEPAEQTLALAVSQAAEAVAPLAAARNYNAVLQRLAALRAPVDAFFEEVLVNADDAAVRGNRYALLAQLRGLFLGVADISLLG
- the gmhB gene encoding D-glycero-beta-D-manno-heptose 1,7-bisphosphate 7-phosphatase encodes the protein MKLLILDRDGVINEDSDAYIKSVAEWIPIPGSIAAIARLSLAGWTVAVATNQSGLARGYYDEATLEAMHARLRQLVAEQGGELGLIVHCPHGPDEGCACRKPLPGLLVQIAEHYDVALDGVWFVGDSPGDIAAAQAVACQPVLVRSGKGERTLAKGVPEGVKVFDNLAAVAAHLLAGEAAR
- a CDS encoding lysophospholipid acyltransferase family protein yields the protein MTLRTALFYFLLGLSTVIWCILSLLIATWLPQKARYEFIARTWCRFAVWLTRVMLGIDYRLEGLENIPRQPCVILAKHQSAWETFFLTAHFAPLTQVLKQELLRIPFYGWAFKLLKPIGIDRSNPKQALKQVASVGLERLQQGNWLLIFPEGTRIPAGEMGKFSRSGASVAVAAGVPVLPVAHNAGECWPRDGWQRHPGTVSVVFGPALYAEGEGPRAVADLNQRAETWIGETMQKINGTARAR
- a CDS encoding PilT/PilU family type 4a pilus ATPase is translated as MDVFRYLHLMVEQGGSDLFFSVGAPPQLKREGQSLPIGKAPLPPGSVQQLAYQIMSQKQIAEFERDLEMNLAIGLEGAGRFRANVYYQRGEVSMVVRHIKSQIPGIEELGLPKKLEELIMLDRGLILVVGAAGSGKSTTLASMIDLRNRSRGGHIVCIEDPIEFLHQHQRSIVDQREVGLDTRSFEQALLNVLRESPDVIMIGEIRDRDAMQHALHYSETGHLCIATLHATNTTQAIERICNFFPKEARQQVLGDLALNLQAIVGQRLVPGREAKRVAAVELLLKTPYIADLIQRDQLDDIKAAIGRGQELGLQTFDQHLYALVQAGRISLDEALRHADSRTDLTLRAKLARGFHAEDAELKVMRDAELHITP